DNA from Tripterygium wilfordii isolate XIE 37 chromosome 4, ASM1340144v1, whole genome shotgun sequence:
GGGTAGGAATATCCTTTGCATCTCCTTCAACAAAATGGATGATTTATCCCTTGTCACTAATTTTTTCAGAAGAATCTTCAATTCCAGATGCAGAAAATGCTATGGAAAGATTCCGAATTATGTAACTCTTAACAGATACTTTTTCTGCATGCAGTTTAAAGCTGTTGGTTCAATACCGTGTACTTTGTCTCAGGTTTTCCCCAGCCACTCCGTTCAGGTCTAGACCTTCCGAGCGTATGTGCACCTGATAATGCAACTACCTCCTGCGGATCAAATAGCAATGCCCTGAACATCACACACATATTTAATTGAGGTAAAATAACAAGCTTTCAGTACAAGGCAtggttactttgtcattcagtCCCATTCTATAGAAAACCTCCCGTAAGTGATCGGCTGGTGAAGGGGGCCCAGCAGCTGAAGAAGACATGAAAACTTCAAAATCAGTCGCCAAACTTGAAGCAAAAGCTGGACTACGAGCAGCGTTGAGTTACCAAAGGGGAAAATAGAACACAGCAAAATCTAAACCAACTTACATAAATTAATATGAAAACAATACTACCCAAATGATTAATCAATCATTGGAGTGAACAAAAACTTGAATCTCTAGATATTAGAAGCCCACTTCTACTAATTCTATTGTTTGGTCTTAGCCATTATTGACCATAATTCTTGACATATTGTCATACAGTATAAAGCACCTAGACTACTCTTAAGCTATCCAAGCTTGAGGCCAAGTACTCAAGGTAATCCCCATAGCCAGAAAGATGTGACGAGTTAATCAATCCGAAGCCCACAATTGGAGAGCCAAACACTTGGTATGCTGATGTATACAGTTCATATCAAATTGATGCTATATTAAAGGTCAGTATCTATTCATGGCATTGGCATCACATTTTAGATTAATGATTCTATTAATAGTAATCATGCAGCAACATGGTACTGAATTCATGTAAATAAGGCTTTCAGAAAAGATACACTTAGCCAAGAATATATGCAACCCAGATGTAATGCAGTTACCAGGAAGCCTCCCCTCTTCAGGGCACTGCTCAGGTACTGTCACGTCCACCCTTCCATACTTCATTGGAATCTTGGGGCCTCCAGCTTCCTGAAATTACATGTCAGTAAATACATTtgataatcaatcacaacaattAATAATACTTGCAGAGTAAAGAGTTCAAAGACCTCGATAGCAGTTGCACTAGCCAATTGGAATAAGTCAGCATAGGTCACATCAGAATACTTGTCTTTAATAGGTTGGATAACTTTCAACGCATTGACAAGACCTGCAGTGCCAATATATGAGGAAACAGTGCTATCAACCCAGATAAACCACAAACAATGTCAAATCATTACCAGCATTGGCTCCGTGCTTAAGCTCAACTTCAAATCTGAGACTTCCATTAGCTCCACCCCTCTGTGGCCACTCTTCAATGTTCTTGTTGTAAGTACCAGCATCATGCCATCCTAAGCGAACCTATTATGACATATTACATAAGGTACATGAGGAGGGTCCCTCTCAATTGTCTCAAATCTTATAATTCCATttgattttcattgtttttgaatgCAACTCCACTTAATTGTAATTGTCATTGGGAATAATGTACGGTATAGTTACATagttaaaacaaaattatatagTCTTCAAAATGAGCACCTGGCAATCCTGTATAGCCACATAGTCATGGAAGACAGAGATGTTCAATTGCATATCATGTCACAGGAGGTATTTGACAAAAGAAGCACAAATGTAGACATTCCAATTCAACAAGCTGACGAATGAACCTAATTTGTGAACCTTTTTCATCCTCTCTTCTAGCATAAGCTTCCAATACAAGTGGCCCTAATATTGTCAATGCTTAAACAGAGTACACTAGTTTGAAACATGCTTATATGGAAAAACTTCGCATTAAACAAGACATATCTAACGCaactctttttgtttctttttcttttttcagtgTTTCTATCTTCATCATTTGTTGGGCGAAAGAGGCATGAACATTTAGATGTCAGTTTAGCTATTAACTTatgaacaaacaaaataataggAACAGAATCATATCAATAACTCTTTCACTTCAGTTTTTTACTTTTACAATAAACAAACTTACACAATTAAGCGGCGAAATTGGACATACATACTACATTCTTCCTTtccaaatttgaaaatcaatatCGAAAAACATTAAGCAGCGTTGTACTTAGTTGCACTTTGTAAAACCTGCAATTGAATTCAAAATTACAAACCAGAATCGGATGGCAAAATTGAGTCTTCAGAATCTCCTTGATATCGTCCTTTGCACTCTTCAACTGTTCAAGATCCAAGGCTGCTGCCACAGTGCCAAAACCTCTACTCGAAACATTAACCATCGATCTCCTCTAAAACCACACATTAAACCAAAACTTAGATAATTCCACACAAAGCATAAACGCACGTCCACACAAACAGAAACAGAGAAAGAAATCCAAAGGACACCTGACTGTTGAGACTTAAATGGGAGATGAAAGGAGAGAAACGGAAGCATTTGGCAGAGGAGAGAGGACATGACGGTGAGGAAAGAGAGAGTGAAGAGCGGGAAGcggaggagagggagagagaaaagcgTGCTCTGGAGGCGACGGGAAGGATGCGATTAGCGGCGGCACCACTGAGCGAGGAAGCCATGGTTGGTGAGTTAGGGGATTGAGCTTGTAGAAGCGTCAGTGACAGACGATCTGCCATTTGGAACTGAAATCGGATCACTCTTTATTCGTTGCCTCTGCTTTAAAAAGGTACGCACGGAGCACACGCGCAATGGTTAATGGAGTCGGGGGTTATATTCGTAAATTGGTTGTTGTCTCTAGCCTGTCCAGTCTTTATTTGGCTAACGTTTGGAAATTGGAAAAgccaataatttattttaatcttAGTTTCAGTTAGGTGAGGTcaaatttagaaaaattttGCTCCCAAATTGAAGCAAAGTCAAAATAAATGTTCTCGGTCCCAAACAAGGAATCTACTTTTATGATCGTGTTCACATCAACGCTcacattctctttttttttcccagaagATGAGATCGAGGTTTAGCCCAATACAATACACTTTGAGGTGTTTGACGCGATTACATACTTGAAAAATGTCTTCAACGGATTGGAAATAGATTCATGCTTATAAATCATATCATTTTAGCTCTCCAAATGATATAATAGATTTTATGTCTTAACCGTTTAATTCggaattttattttgtatatCGGATAATCCGCGTGCTTAGCTAAATATTTGACCATTACCTATTTCTAGAAAgcatttgaatttatttttttttacaaagcaAAATTTTGAGGCATTCTTAAAACATGGGCTTATGCAATAGCTTTGTTACTTGAAGGCCTAGGCCTGCTTGGAAATTTCTTGGGCTGCCGGGCCCAATAATAAATTTTGCCAGCTTAAACAACACTATGGGCTTCTTAATCGGGCTTGGACAAAATTTGAGATTTGGAGAAtaaaaatagagaagaaaaaccATACGGCCCCTTAGAATTTCTCAATCTAGGTACCTAAATATGGTAAAACTTCACCATCGATCGCTCTAAGCCTCTAAGGCTAATGTTTTTGATAATTGGAATGCGTGTTGacatttttaaattgttttgaaTTGTTTCATCTACTATAGTATTGTACTATTAGTAGTTGTGTGTGTTTAAAAGATGATGGTTCATCTACTAATTGGAATGCTTGTTGACATTTTTAAATTGTTTCGAATGGTTTCATCTACTATAGTATTGTACTAGTAGTAGTTGTGTGCGTTTAAAAGATGATGATCCATCTACTACGTTGGTCTCTCATTGGGCTATTGAAAATCTAGTTGAAGAGACACGTAGCAAATCGAATTGGCTCAAGAACTGGTCTCTTTCAAAGATTAGCAAGCATTAGAATGTTTGGACATATGTTCTTGCCAAATGAGTCGCTGCCTCGAGATTTTCAGGTAGCATTCTCtgtatttgatttttggagGTTTTCTATTGATTGGATAGTGGATGTGATCCCGGATGATTGCTTTGGTCTATCCTCGGTGTAGTtttgtcataaaaaaaagaTGTATATGATCCTTTTGTCCTCCCAACATCTTGTTTGAATTAGTGGTCTTTCACCTCCATATCTCCACCTAGATTTGCACACAATTGAAGTCAAATTCTCAAGAAAACAATGaatgatgaaaaataaatttgattatcaatttcagaggaaaaaaaaagtgttgggTGTGGAGTCTTCTTTTATGGTAGGACACCTACTTTGTTGTGATCGTGATTACAATGCAAACAACTATCTTGAATCATGGCCGTCAAAACTCAATCGGACCGTTGATTATCACTTACAAGTTGTGTATACATTCTCTGCAGACAACAAACGCGGGTTTTGTTGTACCGGTTCGGCAGATCTCTTAACGGAAATACCTAACCTGACGAAAAAAATAGTAGACCCGTTTATTGATACACCCAGCGTCACTGGAGAACAGCACACGTGTGTCAAGAAATCGTGACGTTTAAGGAAGTAAATGTAAATGCACGTTTTCGAAGGACAATTTTCATACGTGAATGTCTTATACCTTCTTGGCCACGAATTCATGGGCTGGCTGGGACCTGTTCTAAATTTAATAGGTCTCGTTGTAAACGATATGTTTTTtgtccaaaacaaaaatcaaattaaacatcCTAATGTCTATTttatgatgaatttgatttttatttggaacaaaaaaaataccgtTAGACTCATAAACACGATCAaaactcatttataattttattttattttattttataaaattttttaaatagttcatatttattaaagtgggatttattgtaaaataaattat
Protein-coding regions in this window:
- the LOC119997328 gene encoding probable L-ascorbate peroxidase 6, chloroplastic/mitochondrial isoform X1 gives rise to the protein MADRLSLTLLQAQSPNSPTMASSLSGAAANRILPVASRARFSLSLSSASRSSLSLSSPSCPLSSAKCFRFSPFISHLSLNSQRRSMVNVSSRGFGTVAAALDLEQLKSAKDDIKEILKTQFCHPILVRLGWHDAGTYNKNIEEWPQRGGANGSLRFEVELKHGANAGLVNALKVIQPIKDKYSDVTYADLFQLASATAIEEAGGPKIPMKYGRVDVTVPEQCPEEGRLPAAGPPSPADHLREVFYRMGLNDKEVVALSGAHTLGRSRPERSGWGKPETKYTKDGPGAPGGQSWTVQWLKFDNSYFKDIKERKDENLLVLPTDAVLFEDPSFKVYAEKYAEDQEAFFKDYAEAHAKLSNLGAKFDPPEGIFLDGPKQAVPEKFVAAKYSSGKRELSDTMKQKIRAEYEAVGGSPDKPLQSNYFLNIMILIAALAFLSSLVMN
- the LOC119997328 gene encoding probable L-ascorbate peroxidase 6, chloroplastic/mitochondrial isoform X2, which codes for MADRLSLTLLQAQSPNSPTMASSLSGAAANRILPVASRARFSLSLSSASRSSLSLSSPSCPLSSAKCFRFSPFISHLSLNSQRRSMVNVSSRGFGTVAAALDLEQLKSAKDDIKEILKTQFCHPILVRLGWHDAGTYNKNIEEWPQRGGANGSLRFEVELKHGANAGLVNALKVIQPIKDKYSDVTYADLFQLASATAIEEAGGPKIPMKYGRVDVTVPEQCPEEGRLPAAGPPSPADHLREVFYRMGLNDKEVVALSGAHTLGRSRPERSGWGKPETKYTKDGPGAPGGQSWTVQWLKFDNSYFKDIKERKDENLLVLPTDAVLFEDPSFKVYAEKYAEDQEAFFKDYAEAHAKLSNLGAKFDPPEGIFLDGPKQAVPEKFVAAKYSSGKD